In Mytilus edulis chromosome 3, xbMytEdul2.2, whole genome shotgun sequence, the genomic window tcaattctttattttcaagattttgggaatcagcctcttaggcccgagaccacaattaattcctctattagttctttataatgttttgtctcattaaaaaaaattgacctattctttttggcagatcttttgtgtgtgtaatgtacagtacaagtccaaaaatatgtccaagtttcagaaaaattgcacatatacaacttacaaatttagccaatacacatccatacccctatggacaagtcaagagatgttccgaaaactgtaaatatcacctttttgcacctgacctaatcactctttccatatcaaaatcagttaaaattaaacatctaaaaatttatttcacctctcttctttcatttccaccttataaaagctaagaaatgtttgagaaaaggaaagaaaaaaatttaagaagaaatacactttaattaaagggaactatattcgtgaacaacgaaaagtggggtcattaattgtggtcttgggcctattatcttaggcccgagaccacaattaattcctctattagttctttataatgttttgtctcattaaaaaaaattgacctattctttttggcagatcttttgtgtgtgtaatgtacagtacaagtccaaaaatatgtccaagtttcagaaaaattgcacatatacaacttacaaatttagccaatacacatccatacccctatggacaagtcaagagatgttccgaaaactgtaaatatcacctttttgcacctgacctaatcactctttccatatcaaaatcagttaaaattaaacatctaaaaatttatttcacctctcttctttcatttccaccttataaaagctaagaaatgtttgagaaaaggaaagaaaaaaatttaagaagaaatacactttaattaaagggaactatattcgtgaacaacgaaaagtggggtcattaattgtggtcttgggccagcAACAGTTTTGAAAAAATGACAGCATGGCTATTTAGGACCTGTAACTCAGTTCTTCAAAAGCACTCCACATCCTGTGCACGGAAATATATTTTTCGGTCATTCAAGGTAGAAAAATGtacactgtcatgactgtacatctgtgaaaataaataatttatgcCTCTAACTTTACTAATTAGAAGTAtcgtcgtgtcatatgttttcgtatgtcatatgttttcgtatcaaccacatttcgtcggtttcgactgcatacgcgtacattgtggcatgtttttctgtttctatatttagaacaacaacatcactacaacttgatatatttaaaacatattcaacgtcgctttttaaagacgttagaacaaattaaataaaactgacctatttagccatttttatttaatgtcaaaaatacgcatcactagaatagttgtggaaaaaaattctgaagggttaaaataaagtccagatatgttttttgcaagtcagacaccggatcttcaagacatatgactgtcatgtgtttttttggccgttttaattacaaaccatcgagttaaaattagcagggttcttatataaaatggttgttcaaaatccaactattcaatatttcattgacattttttttttatacatccttgatacatgaagatgaaaacagtcttaactttttatatttaatcataaattttgaaaactgcattttattttagaaaaaataatgtattttgtacaaaccaggtgccaatctgaaaattaatcaaaatctaaaaatttcatcacacgaaacaccaaccttacactatttactagtaatttttagtactgaaaagtatttaataactttttttatgattcaagcgatcaccagaaccacgactttagaaaaaatttatttccggattttgtagtcatttcctgtccgtgtactgatccaatttttatttcatacgaaaacatatgacgccgtttttttgacatacaaaaatcgcaaagtaatcggaaacagtaaaaaaatcgtagaaatcattgacaaaaaaactagatacctaaaatcaatctacaggacaTGCTTTTTGAATCTGAGTAAACACctaaataaaaactcaacagtaaaaaccgtaagcagtgaaaattgttattagtacgaaaacacattacacgatgatactgttatagtagtctcagagaAGTATATATGGATATATCTTTACTTTTTTTCTACAGGAGAATGCCTATGCttgaaaaaattgtgtatgcCCTCATAAAAGAACTCTTGTATTACCAGATTACTACATTTTATTTTCTCTTTGGTGCAATTTCAGTAGAAAAGGATCATAATCCATAGCCTTATATAATATTATCTTGATTTATTTCAAACTCAAAAGGTCAAtatctatatacatataaatacatgACAGATTTTTTTCTGTCTTTGTAATATTTAGCAGGATTAAAGgttcaaatacatttgtacattgtgtatttacaattattaataaaaaaaaaaaactaattgtatacatgtacaagaacgtttggatatataaaaaaaaaaggaggtgTCAatttaattgggtttttttttcaatttttaaactaccattttctctattttattatgGACACTTAGTATATATAATcaggatctctatgaaattttaaaataatattaaataccACAAAAgcaaggttgggattggtttGGTGGGTATTTATCCCTATCATGCAGGAATTAGGGacaaaaaaggggccaaaaataagcattttttagttttcagacaatatcttgtgtttaagtgtatggatctctctaaaattggaCTATAAGCTTCCATACCACAAAGAGAAGGCTgtgattgagtttgggggtagtAACTCCAAGGGGGAGGGAGAGGGGTAAAAACAAATGGGGCAgggatttttttctacaaaatttttagaaaagtttcaagaagaaatcatCACAGAATTGCCCAATAGATTTTTAAGATCTTCAACCACAtttattatgtgtcagaaacctatattaatatgttaaaatttgatcacaatccaaattcacacagtatcaagctttaatatgGTGTCCAAACCCTATCTATTCATGGTTCAATCTCTGCGGTTGTATCAGGCTACaccagcgaagcattttatttagTATACAATTgcaaagacatatatatattatcttgTTTTTTTCACTACTACAATGTAGCTTTTTATAACTATTACAAATGTGTCATGACTGTAAGTGAAAGTTCTGTGTCATCTTTCATTTTAGTTCTAGAAACCATTTAGTTCCATATAatcataatatattaaaaatgtaaaagtttttgatgtttgcaaaaaaatatatgtgttaaaacataaaaagaaatctaaacCAATGTTCatacaatattcatgatatttacaCATAGATCATTCACAATTGACACAGTGACTGTAAGCACTGTCATTCTCCAGGCTTGACATAGGCATTTTTCAATAGTAAGGCTATTATCATGTTTGTGTAGCTTCCCCCACTTGTATGACTTGATCAAATAGTTTAGATTTTAGAATATGAATATTAAGGGTCCAACTATTACTTGAGATATTTTTTTGTGGGGTTGGGGATGGAAGGGAGTGGGTACCATTGTGCAGTAAAAGACTACATCTACAAGTACAATCAAGTATAACATGTCAACTTTGGTATGAGAGAAAATGACTTTATAGGAATGGTGACCTTTGAATTGAGGCTTTAAATGCATAAGTATTACTAGAGATGACAAAAAGGTGATCTGTGACTTGTGAAAGGTTTGACTGTAGTGAAatgtaacttttaaatttttagttcataaccaaaaatgatttattttttttttcagattggaGAAAAGTTACCAATAGTGTCTGTGTATGAAGATACCCCTGAAAAGAAAGTGAATCTCCaagaattgtttaaaaataaaagaggtgtATTGTTTTCGGTAGTTGGTGCATTTACACCTGGGTGTACAACGGTAATACAATGTatcatataatattataaaaGCAATAACACATGCATTTGTACACCCCTATTTATGaattcttttaaatataaatgatatataaccAATAGGTAGatacatgtttaaccaatattaCTTGCAatgtaaaatatctatttttgaattttacaaGAAGTTGCAAAagcattttcttttatatatatatttgtttaatatcccATTATAAATCAGTGGTAAGTTTCCATGTAGTACATTTAGTACCTCCTTGACCTTCAATAGTTTCATGTTATTGTTCAGTCATCATCATAAGCAGGTGAAAATTTCAAGTGTGTTCCTTTTTTATTTAACATAGCTACCTATGACTCAGTTCTGCTATTTGGATATTTATTGACAGTaatctttgtttttaattatatttttggatTTACTTGCAGGCACATCTTCCAGAATATCTTGAAAACtttgacagatttaaggtaaattttatttttttatattcatagaAAAATAGATATTCATTGAAAATATGCACATGAAAAATAAGAGTAAAAATGGGTATTTCTCAGATAACCTGTAATGTAAAGCTACAATAACATGTGATCAGCATACAAGTTTGATAGACAATTCATTATTCTATTGCctttcagaaaaaatatttttagaatacATATTTCAAAGTTTACAAACAAATGAAACTTGACAGAACTAATTCATACCATGTAAGGTGTACGTTTGTCTGGCAAGGTTAATATTACCTTGACcatattttcatggtttattggtcaattaAGATTTTGTGATTTGATCTGTTTCTCGGTTACTTCATGTATTAGCAATAGGaccactatatttggtgtttggaaaGATTGAAGTTGTACATATTTGTCTGGCATACTTCAtctgactgtgacctcattttcatggatcattgataatAATAAATTTATGTGATACTTGTGGTAAAACCTTTATATTACAGATTGTCCACACGAATTCAAATCATAAGTAAAACAGGTGTGAAATTGTAGTATGTGAactctttttaaaattaacatgaTAGAAAATGTATGATTTGTATTTTTAGGAGGAAGGATATGATTTGATATGCTGTATTTCTGTTAATGACCCATTTGTAATGTCAGCTTGGGGAAAACAGGTCAGCGCTGAAGGAAAGGTAAATGAACTTCTAATCTGTAATTGCCTTTTTCATTCAGAGAGTTTCAGTAATTTTGGCTTTATATCATAGTTTCTCATATTTGACAGAATCTTGTACTTTTAACATTCAGAAAAGTTATCTTCCACTCAAGGCTATAATGAATTGTTTTAGATATTAagaaaaatttatcaaatgaaattttgCCATATTAAAATCTTCCTCTTTATTCACAATTTTGAAAAACCTAAAAACTTAGCATgcatcttttaattatttttatgaaacttaaactACTGTTTGCAATGCTTCCAATATTTAAGACACAGAAAGGCCTCAGAACGTCTCCATCTTTTGTCTGTTAGAATATGTGTCAATTGAAGTTTAAATTTCAACTGTTGTAGTGTGACaacatttgaaatatttggttgatGTTTATATAAGTAAGTAGTGTAGTAAAGTAAGAGGGGTGAAAGGGGAGGTATCTGCACCGAGGAACGCGAAATGAAATTGCCAGTTCACGATGAactaacaattaaaaatttcttgcacattgatctttttaccgatttcacaaaACACAGTGTATTTCATGGCAGCAGgtaaaataaaaatggcaaaacatgttGCACTGAAATAACCCTCAGGTAAGTGACCTCAAACTGTTCtcaatttttatttcagattacaATGTTGGCAGATCCTAAAGCAGAGTTTACTAAAGCTATGAATATGGATTTGGACTGTACTAAATTGCTAGGGAATGTTAGATCTAAAAGGTGAGAATTAAATTTCACAAGAAACGATtacaaaactaaagactcaaAGGAGCCTGTATTGCTATAAAGTAGAGTATATTTCCCCTATTTTAAGAATGCCCATCTTTTACCTTATAAAGTCTATTCAGCTCCATTTCATTTTTAGAATTACAGGTCTTGATGCGAAGCCTTGGTGACTGAGTGGTATAAATCTTCCTACAACTATATCATTAGCCTGTCAACACTTACATTTTGTAGGTTGTGAGTTAGAAACCTGCAAGTGGCAGGTGTGCTCAACCACAATCTTAATGGACAAGTATTGTCAGTTTTCCCACCGAGGCAAATTTTGTCTCTGTAAAACTTGATTTTCATCAATGTTGAATTGTTAGTAAAAGGATACCTCGTTGTGTTCCTGAACCACCTTTGTATGCATTTATGATAATAATTTATACCTACAGTCACTTCTAGTTACGTAGCtgccatcaaaagatgcccacccccacctgattttggctacttttcacgtttttccgattttgaactcttaaacggctttcaaagtgccatattgtcatgaacagacatctgaggagagtttatggaccatgaattgcttggttgaagtccctgctatcatgacagttcagCTGGGGCAGTTCAAAAAAAGTATGGAGGGTCATTGGGGGCTTAAGGGTTAAACAAtttgatcaaaatttttaaatttggcTTCTGTTGGGTTTGAGGGTCGTTTGGGGtgtaaaactgaccaaaacactCTTTAGAGGTTGAAAAtcgggaaaaaaatatttttagtttaaCTCATTCGCCCCCAAGAGATTTCTGAAAAATCaggcattttcgaaaatttgcaATCATATGCAAATTAGCAGACTCTTGATGCTGTAACTGGTGCTCATCTATTAAACTATATATTGGGATTTGGGGGCGGATGGCATGGGTGGGGATGGAGTGGGAGGTGGAATATTTTCTCTTGGGTTTGAATCCACCCCCACTGAAAAATGGTaattttccgtctattttccaattttaaaacgaccttgagaggtgaacattGACAACactgtgtttctttgtcattagggtattaccctatagttacagcAGTCCATTGATGCTAACTGTGAGTATTTGGGACTTGAGTGTCTTGCTGGGGAATTATTATTGTCAATTAAGGTCTGTCTAAATGTCCGTTTTTACTGATTTTTGGCAAAACtgtgacctagattttacagtCTAGATTCCTATTGGCCATATTATACCTCGTTGTGTTCCTGAACCACCTTTGTATGCATTTATGATAATAATTTATACCTACAGTCACTTCTAGTTACGTAGTtgccatcaaaagatgcccacccccacctgattttggctacttttcacgtttttccgattttgaactcttaaacggctttcaaagtgccatattttcatgaacagacatctgaggagagtttatggaccatgaattgcttggttgaagtccctgctatcatgacagttcagctggggcagttcaaaaaaagtatggagggtcatacgggccatcaaagaatggttgtcgccatcacgCCTACAGGCGGGATTTGGGGCTTAAGGGTTAAACAAtttgatcaaaatttttaaatttggcTTCTGTTGGGTTTGAGGGTCGTTTGGGGtgtaaaactgaccaaaacactCTTTAGAGGTTGAAAAtcgggaaaaaaatatttttagtttaaCTCATTCGCCCCCAAGAGATTTCTGGAAAATCAGGCGTTTTCGACAATTTGCAATCATATGCAAATTAGCAGACTCTTGATGCTGTAACTGGTGCTCATCTATTAAACTATATATTGGGATTTGGGGGCGGATGGCATGGGTGGGGATGGAGTGGAAGGTGGAATATTTTCTCTTGGGTTTGAATCCACCCCCACTGAAAAATGGTaattttccgtctattttccgattttaaaacgaccttgagaggtgaacattGACAACactgtgtttctttgtcattagggtattaccctatagttacagcAGTCCATTGATGCTAACTATGAGTATGTGGGACTTGAGTGTCTTGCTGGGGAATTATTATTGTCAATTAAGGTCTGTCTAAATGTCCGTTTTTACTGATTTTTGGCAAAACtgtgacctagattttacagactaaATTCCTATTGGCCATATTATACCTCGTTGTGTTCCTGAACCACCTTTGTATGCATTTATGATAATAATTTATACCTACAGTCACTTCCAGTTACGTAGTtgccatcaaaagatgcccacccccacctgattttggctacttttcacgtttttccgattttgaactcttaaacggctttcaaagtgccatattgtcatgaacagacatctgaggagagtttatggaccatgaattgcttggttgaagtccctgctatcatgacagttcagctggggcagttcaaaaaaagtatggagggtcatacggggcatcaaagaatggttgtcgccatcacgCCTACAGGCGGGATTGGGGACTAAAGGATTAAGAGAAGATGTAGTATTCTAAAAGAGCTAATTTTTAGTATAGTTATAGAACAGTAATATAGTTTTCAATAATCAGTCATCTTTGTTTTTTTACAGGTACTGTCTGATAATTGAAGATGGTGTTATCAAAAGTATTATGACAGAACCTAACCATACAGGACTGGCTTGTTTATTGTGCATAAAAAACTTTAGTAAAGGAACCAGGATAAATACAGAACATGGTACTACAAGATAACGTTGATGTATTTCCAAATAATTCAGAAAAACAATGCAGGGATTTACTATGCAGGAATATTAGGTGCTACATTGTATTAAACATTAGACAGTTTATTCAGGCTTAATATGCAGTGACATTGCAGATTAACAACATATTTAGATAAACACTGTCTTTACATACTAGTCAATATGTTTCTACAAATACCAGTAGCAAAGTTTTACCACCCTCCTTTTTATTGATCCCTTGTTACCCAGTTTTAAAAATCCTGGATCCTCCTCTGAATAGTTTTTTCCTTATCTAGTCTTACACTTGGGTTATTGCACACAATATAGGAGTATAATATTAGTAGAAAAAAATTCTTGTTGCACAAAATTGTAAATGTTCTACACATTGCTGTACATAAAAAAATGGCTGCATTTTTCTTGGCAGCTACAAAACACGAATTCCTGATTTTTTGTACTAAATTTATGTCTAAATAAGTCTAAGCTAAACCATTTGCTTATCTAATTTCTGTTGTCTGCTTCCAAATTGTTTGATATGTATGTGTATTCCTTTCTTTTTTTACTCAAAAGCAAAAGTTGGGTTATAAATAATGGGCAGTTTTTGTATGGTAAACAATAAAGTCAAGATTTTGAAGTATAATTGCTTACAatttctttttacattaaatcAATAAGTGTAATATATACAGAATAATTATGAATTGTTATTAGTTTAAATTAACTTTTGATAAAAATGTTGTAAGcatttttcttttatgtttatCATGTCATGTATATAGGGAAAGGTATcatatgaatgattttttaaacttaattataGGAATAATTTGTGTATTGTACAGGGAAAAGTATAAATtctgttaatcatgttaattttttttctaactgATCAAAATAATGATTACTGTCTCACTTTTGGATACTAGAATTCACGGTAGAAGTTTCTGTAGAACATTTGATTATTTATAATGTAATAGATCATTTTTACCCTGGTATCAAAGCTAttttaaagaagtgatttttttcAGATGTGTTTATCAATATACAAACTGGTAGAATATGGTGTTGTGTTATTTGTTTAATAAGTGATAGTTTATGTTTTTAAGACAATGATAAACAGATGACATTTGTATAAGTAAATAGTATAATAAAATGATACAAACTCATTTCAAGAGAATTATTCTTACTAATGCATTATCCTGCTTAGGCTGTCAAAACTTTTGGTGTTTAGCAATTCTGATGTAAGTTAAGAAAAAGACAtcaaacaaggaattatttgaatatatagtatttttttttaattcctgaaaattgataagaaatgtatGATAAATACTTATTCAACTTGATAGGGTTAACCACCTGCACATGGCTAAGGTTCAAATAACTTTCACTGATATTTCAGTATAAACCAACTATTAAACCTGCCTTAGTCATAGAATGAAATCTGCTTGTGGTGTGGTGCATTTAAGTCTGATTTTAATGGACAAGGATTGTCCGTTTTCATGCAGTCATTGTTCTCTCTTGGCGCTCAGCTTTCTTCACCAACAGAAATATCAACCATTATATAGGTAAGGTTGCTGAAAGAGGTGTAAAATAGCATCAACAAAACATCAATAGTATGAATTTAAAGCACAACCTTGCCTTAGAGGCCAAGTAAGCATTTGCCATTAATTGGTGTCTGTTGTGGACTGTAGTTTACTTTTTCAAAGATCTTTTATTAAACTTTTGATTaatttaaggatgtattcttctgatgtTTCAgcctcgttgaaatctcgttctggaattatttccaaaatatgtgatacaagtggaatatatcaatgaatttaaaaaatgttataatcaaacttaactctgtgaaaaaaatgtgtatttacaataagtagtttttgagtaatcaatttttcaaattttattaccaatcaagttggtctttttagccaaaattttgagaaaattggTGAGGGATACAACAAATAATTTAACCATAAACATGTACATTCCATAtcccttttttcttttcaaatttcttagatatgtattttttcgaTCATTCATaacaaagaaattgaaaaaatatgctttttgttcttaaaacagaacaaaataacaaatttacaaaattgacggcatggtaaatttgacacaaaaaagcatcaaaatatgatagataaaggcaatagtagtataccgctgttcaaaattcataaatttgttgagaaaaaacaaatccaggttacaaactaaaactgagggaaacacatcaaatataagaggagaactacgacacatcTGGTGCCGTACAACTACCATCATTATCAATACTTCTGCTGGTGGCCTTATAATATTTGCAAGCATCACTTACCAAGTTACCGTGGCATGCAGTACTTCGTTATTGACATGAAAATACAGGTGGTATTTGATTGACATTAGCTGACACATCTGCATGCAAAGCTCTGGTTCAGAATCTAGATTTTCCTATATTTTATTCCTTTTTGGTTGTATCAGCTTTTCAATGTTTTTagaaaacaatatatacaaacagGCACCAGAGAATTACAAACCGGTATCGGTAACATCTGTGCCgtgtcatcttcgctagccaagggttacgatccactcccgtggagagaacgggagtggatcgttacccttggctagcgaagatggtgcCGTGTAAAATACTAGAAAACATCATCTGTAAACACATGCTAACCCACCTAGACAAGCACTGTGTACTAACATCACTCAACCGTGGATTCAGATCCGAGTATTTACTGACCTACTAGTCACACTGCACGACTACATGAAATCACACGATGCTTGTAACCAAGTTGGTGTTGCTATCCTGGACTTTTCAAACGCATTTGAAACCGTAACACACATCAAACTATTACACCAACTAGATAAATATGGTCTGAGAAGACCACTGAATAAATGGCTTGAAATGTTTCTCACTCAAAGAAATATGAAGGTTGTCATTGATCATGGAGAGGGATCTGAAGAAGCTACAGGGGACTCAGGACTTCCTCTATT contains:
- the LOC139516985 gene encoding peroxiredoxin-5, mitochondrial-like, coding for MTAWLFRTCNSVLQKHSTSCARKYIFRSFKIGEKLPIVSVYEDTPEKKVNLQELFKNKRGVLFSVVGAFTPGCTTAHLPEYLENFDRFKEEGYDLICCISVNDPFVMSAWGKQVSAEGKITMLADPKAEFTKAMNMDLDCTKLLGNVRSKRYCLIIEDGVIKSIMTEPNHTGLACLLCIKNFSKGTRINTEHGTTR